From Actinopolymorpha cephalotaxi, one genomic window encodes:
- a CDS encoding nuclear transport factor 2-like protein, translating to MNAADTQAVIERYFEVMGRGEDFSTFYADVVSWTTFDGATTIVGPSEVRDYITELHNNMPDGESRIVYADGIAYIEGYCADPRGTGADRIAWCLAYDVADGVITSARLYGELGFLVPGR from the coding sequence ATGAATGCCGCGGATACACAGGCCGTTATCGAGCGCTATTTCGAAGTCATGGGCCGTGGTGAGGATTTTTCGACCTTCTACGCTGACGTTGTGAGCTGGACGACATTCGACGGCGCGACGACGATCGTCGGCCCGAGCGAGGTCCGGGACTACATCACGGAGTTGCACAACAACATGCCCGACGGAGAAAGTCGGATCGTGTATGCAGATGGGATTGCGTACATTGAGGGGTACTGCGCCGATCCGCGCGGTACCGGCGCCGATCGAATAGCGTGGTGCCTCGCCTACGACGTGGCAGACGGCGTGATCACATCGGCGCGCTTGTATGGAGAGCTTGGGTTCCTGGTCCCGGGCCGTTGA
- a CDS encoding IS110 family RNA-guided transposase, which yields MVVLGIDAHKRSHTVVAVDDLGRKLGQRTTGTTTDDHLAMLTWAEQFGDERMWAVEDCRHLSRRLERDLLGAGERIVRVPPKLMAHVRDSARSYGKSDPIDALAVARAALREPNLPTARLDGPAREVRLLLSHRDDMVAERTRVINRLRWHLHEIDPSWQLPPRTLWRPKNLAGVTARLIGIDGLVARLARDLVDRCRDLTAQIRALDRELEPLVSRLAPNLLELPGCAILTAAKIIGETADVTRFRSRHAFARHNGTAPVPVWSGNHERHRLSRIGNRQLNAALHRIAITQAHYHPQAREFLQRRRTQGDTKTESIRALKRRLSDVVYRALQADANINHDPAVTAAA from the coding sequence ATGGTCGTACTCGGAATCGATGCTCACAAGCGCAGCCACACCGTCGTCGCGGTCGACGACCTCGGTCGTAAGCTCGGCCAACGCACGACTGGAACAACCACCGACGATCACCTGGCCATGCTGACGTGGGCAGAGCAGTTCGGCGACGAGAGGATGTGGGCGGTCGAGGACTGTCGCCACCTGTCCCGACGCCTCGAACGAGACCTGCTCGGTGCAGGGGAACGCATCGTGCGCGTCCCTCCCAAGCTGATGGCTCATGTCCGCGACAGCGCCCGCAGCTACGGTAAGTCCGACCCGATCGACGCATTGGCGGTTGCGCGAGCGGCCCTACGCGAGCCGAACCTGCCGACCGCGCGTCTGGACGGGCCTGCACGCGAAGTCAGGCTGCTGTTAAGCCACCGCGACGACATGGTCGCCGAACGGACCCGTGTGATCAACCGCCTTCGCTGGCACCTCCACGAGATCGACCCGTCCTGGCAGCTCCCGCCCCGCACTTTGTGGAGGCCGAAGAACCTTGCCGGCGTCACCGCTCGCCTGATCGGCATCGATGGGCTGGTGGCCCGACTTGCCCGAGACCTCGTGGACCGCTGCCGCGACCTCACCGCGCAGATCCGTGCGCTCGACCGTGAACTCGAACCGCTGGTATCCCGCCTGGCGCCGAACCTGCTTGAGCTGCCCGGGTGCGCGATCCTGACCGCCGCAAAGATCATCGGAGAGACCGCCGACGTCACACGGTTCCGCTCCCGGCACGCCTTCGCACGCCACAACGGGACCGCCCCCGTCCCGGTCTGGTCCGGCAACCACGAACGGCATCGGCTATCCCGCATCGGCAACCGACAACTCAATGCCGCTCTGCACCGCATCGCAATCACCCAGGCCCACTACCACCCACAGGCACGAGAGTTTCTCCAACGACGACGGACTCAAGGCGATACCAAGACAGAGTCGATCCGTGCCCTCAAACGACGACTCTCCGACGTCGTCTACCGTGCCCTGCAAGCCGACGCCAACATCAACCACGACCCGGCCGTGACGGCCGCCGCTTGA
- a CDS encoding IS256 family transposase, with protein MTAKPSMTPDRFLHEQLAAASPDLLRELLSTFIDALMGAEADAVCGAPYGVASPDRTNSRNGYRHRDFDTRTGTIDVGIPKLRSGSYFPDWLLERRRRAERALTSVVATCYLLGVSTRRMEKLVEQLGITRLSKSQVSVMAAELDEQVEAFRTRPLDAGPYAFVAMDALVLKVREGGRVVGVHALVATGVNADGHREILGVDVTSAEDGTGWLGFLRGLVARGLSGVGLVTSDAHAGLVTAIGATLPGAAWQRCRTHYAANLMAVTPKASWPWVRTLLHSVYDQPDAAAVHDQFNRVLDALTDKLPKVADHLEAARPDVLAFTGFPKQLWRQIWSNNPQERLNREIRRRTDVVGIFPDRNSLIRLVGAVLAEQHDEWIEGRRYLGLDLLAKARNDIVSEEVTDTDLKALSA; from the coding sequence ATGACCGCCAAGCCCAGTATGACCCCTGACCGGTTCCTGCACGAACAGCTGGCTGCTGCGTCGCCGGACCTGCTGCGCGAGTTGTTGTCCACGTTCATCGACGCGCTGATGGGCGCGGAAGCCGATGCGGTCTGCGGCGCCCCGTACGGGGTGGCCAGCCCGGACCGGACGAACTCCCGTAACGGCTACCGTCACCGTGACTTCGACACCCGCACCGGCACGATCGACGTGGGCATCCCCAAGCTCCGCTCGGGTTCGTACTTCCCGGACTGGCTGCTGGAACGGCGCCGCCGGGCCGAACGGGCCCTGACGTCGGTGGTGGCGACCTGTTACCTGCTCGGGGTGTCGACGAGGCGGATGGAGAAACTTGTCGAACAGCTCGGCATCACCCGCCTGTCGAAGTCCCAGGTCAGCGTGATGGCTGCGGAGCTGGACGAGCAGGTGGAGGCGTTCCGCACCCGGCCCTTGGACGCCGGCCCCTACGCGTTCGTCGCGATGGACGCCCTGGTGCTGAAGGTCCGTGAGGGTGGCCGGGTCGTCGGGGTGCACGCCCTCGTCGCGACCGGTGTCAACGCCGACGGACACCGGGAGATCCTCGGCGTCGACGTCACCTCCGCCGAAGACGGTACCGGCTGGCTGGGGTTCCTGCGTGGGCTGGTCGCCCGCGGCCTGTCCGGTGTCGGGCTGGTGACCTCTGATGCCCACGCCGGCCTGGTCACAGCGATCGGGGCGACCCTGCCCGGCGCGGCCTGGCAGCGGTGCCGCACCCACTACGCCGCGAACCTCATGGCCGTGACACCGAAGGCGTCTTGGCCGTGGGTGCGGACGCTGCTGCACTCGGTCTATGACCAGCCCGACGCCGCCGCGGTGCACGACCAGTTCAACCGCGTCCTGGACGCCCTGACCGACAAGCTGCCCAAGGTCGCCGACCACCTCGAGGCCGCACGGCCCGACGTGCTGGCGTTCACCGGCTTCCCCAAGCAGCTGTGGCGACAGATCTGGTCCAACAACCCCCAAGAACGCCTCAACCGGGAGATCCGACGGCGCACCGACGTCGTCGGGATCTTCCCCGACCGCAACTCACTCATCCGCCTCGTCGGAGCCGTCCTCGCCGAACAACACGACGAGTGGATCGAAGGCCGCCGCTACCTCGGCCTGGACCTCCTCGCCAAAGCCCGCAACGACATCGTCTCCGAGGAGGTGACCGACACCGACCTCAAGGCGCTCAGCGCCTAA
- a CDS encoding phosphotransferase, with translation MRDILEFLGVDASLVLAIPANHGADGNANWHVWPRSGERCVLRRYHAGADADDLRYENVILTYLGARGWLVPEPLCSPVEYDGRWYGLTRFVPGRALEQETPLQQRQRGADLARLHVALRPLASHLGQRSGWRPLRHGLPVMAPVDWDAGLDELSDRFPRLAAWARAAAASVANQFVTLGAADLPLTVIHGDFMGDQNVHYDGDRLVGVIDFAVTHLGSRPYELIAARS, from the coding sequence ATGCGGGACATCCTCGAATTTCTCGGTGTCGACGCATCACTTGTTCTGGCGATCCCGGCCAACCACGGCGCCGACGGCAACGCGAACTGGCATGTGTGGCCGAGGTCGGGGGAGCGGTGCGTCCTGCGTCGCTATCACGCCGGAGCGGATGCCGATGACCTGCGCTATGAGAACGTGATTCTGACGTACCTGGGTGCACGGGGCTGGCTCGTACCGGAACCGCTGTGCTCACCGGTCGAATACGACGGCCGCTGGTACGGGCTCACCCGGTTTGTACCGGGGCGGGCTCTGGAGCAGGAGACCCCACTTCAGCAGCGACAGCGGGGCGCGGACCTGGCTCGGTTGCACGTCGCGCTTCGGCCACTGGCTTCACACCTCGGGCAACGATCCGGTTGGCGGCCGCTAAGGCACGGGCTCCCTGTCATGGCCCCGGTCGACTGGGACGCTGGGCTCGACGAACTCTCCGACCGTTTTCCGCGGTTGGCCGCCTGGGCGAGGGCCGCTGCTGCCTCGGTCGCGAACCAGTTCGTCACGCTCGGTGCTGCGGACCTGCCGCTCACCGTGATTCACGGCGACTTCATGGGCGACCAGAACGTGCACTACGACGGGGACCGGCTCGTCGGTGTCATCGACTTCGCGGTCACCCATCTGGGCAGCCGGCCGTACGAACTCATTGCTGCGCGGTCCTAG
- a CDS encoding cupin domain-containing protein produces the protein MTYVSGAFSRPVVTDPDSQSAVSFLGGLVRMRATAPDTDGAFAILEHEGERGYMSPLHLHDADEETFLVLDGTLRVEVGERVLSVGSGGLTLLPRGLAHGFVVTSPQARFLTLHTPAGFDRFVAEVGASPQDSATKPPPDPAELTRIAARHGIQIVGPPLLP, from the coding sequence ATGACCTATGTGAGTGGTGCGTTCAGCCGGCCGGTCGTCACGGATCCGGACAGCCAGTCCGCCGTCTCCTTCCTCGGTGGCCTCGTCCGGATGCGGGCCACCGCGCCGGACACCGACGGCGCTTTCGCGATCCTGGAGCACGAAGGTGAGCGGGGATACATGTCGCCGCTCCACCTGCACGACGCCGATGAGGAAACCTTCCTAGTACTCGACGGCACCCTGCGCGTGGAGGTCGGTGAGCGGGTCTTAAGCGTCGGTTCGGGCGGCCTGACGCTGCTGCCACGAGGGCTGGCCCACGGCTTCGTCGTCACCTCCCCGCAGGCCCGATTCCTTACTCTGCACACACCGGCGGGCTTCGACCGGTTCGTGGCCGAGGTGGGGGCGTCGCCGCAGGACTCGGCGACCAAGCCGCCACCGGATCCAGCCGAGCTGACCCGGATCGCCGCTCGCCACGGCATCCAGATCGTCGGGCCGCCGCTGCTCCCCTGA
- a CDS encoding type II toxin-antitoxin system RelE family toxin, which translates to MTYTLDWRENALNSLAGYLDDDPAGVGQVFTVLDELTANPYPPYVTRIGPAFRVRIGPYRIVYEIEDHTVTVLVIHIGRTT; encoded by the coding sequence GTGACCTACACCCTCGACTGGCGCGAGAACGCGCTGAACAGTCTCGCCGGGTACCTCGACGACGACCCGGCCGGCGTGGGTCAAGTCTTCACCGTGCTCGACGAGCTCACCGCCAACCCCTACCCGCCCTACGTCACCAGGATCGGACCCGCGTTCCGAGTACGGATCGGCCCCTACCGCATCGTCTACGAGATCGAAGACCACACCGTCACCGTGCTCGTAATCCACATCGGCCGCACCACCTGA
- a CDS encoding type II toxin-antitoxin system prevent-host-death family antitoxin translates to MSHGLPEPTPDASAEVVTITDARTRFGSLVRRAAHTRQRVIITDHGQAAAAIISAAELEDLEDRLAITQYQLEKANGTLRTVPHEQAKRRLGLSE, encoded by the coding sequence ATGAGCCACGGTCTGCCCGAGCCGACACCCGACGCCTCCGCCGAGGTCGTCACCATCACCGACGCACGGACCCGCTTCGGCAGCCTCGTACGACGCGCCGCGCACACCCGCCAACGCGTCATCATCACCGACCACGGCCAAGCCGCGGCCGCGATCATCAGCGCCGCCGAACTGGAAGACCTCGAAGACCGGCTCGCGATCACCCAGTATCAGCTCGAGAAAGCCAACGGCACCCTGCGGACCGTCCCCCACGAGCAGGCCAAGCGCCGGCTCGGGCTCTCGGAGTGA
- a CDS encoding helix-turn-helix transcriptional regulator, protein MTSTELGIQLRAWRDRLAPDDAGLPSQPRRRASGLRREEVAALAGVSADYLVRLEQGRARNPSPQVVQALAQALQLDHEESDRLYRMAGHFPPTSGRMVRQITPSVLRIVDRLGETPVTVIDAAWETVVQNRAADALFGDVSHLEGRGRNRAWRTFMDVPGMGTLEPQTRSMVERDVVADLHAALIRLPDDPDLVSLVADLREQSPRFAELWDTTPARVRGAQRKTLDHPVVGRMTVDCDVLTVHGSDLQIVVFTAEPGTPDADALTRAILAGFQGVSVG, encoded by the coding sequence ATGACGTCCACGGAGCTCGGAATACAACTGCGTGCCTGGCGTGACCGCCTGGCGCCCGACGACGCCGGCCTGCCCAGCCAGCCACGGCGGCGAGCCTCCGGCCTCCGTCGCGAGGAGGTCGCCGCCCTGGCAGGGGTTTCGGCGGACTACTTGGTGCGGCTCGAGCAGGGCCGCGCACGCAATCCCTCTCCGCAGGTGGTGCAGGCGCTCGCCCAGGCGCTCCAGCTCGACCATGAGGAGTCAGATCGGCTATACCGGATGGCCGGGCACTTCCCGCCCACCTCCGGGCGGATGGTCCGCCAGATCACCCCGAGCGTGCTTCGTATCGTGGATCGGCTCGGCGAGACGCCGGTGACGGTGATCGACGCGGCGTGGGAGACGGTCGTGCAGAATCGGGCGGCGGACGCCTTGTTCGGCGACGTTTCGCACCTGGAGGGACGCGGCCGCAACCGGGCCTGGCGGACGTTCATGGACGTCCCCGGTATGGGCACCCTGGAACCGCAGACTCGCTCCATGGTGGAGCGCGACGTCGTCGCCGACCTGCACGCGGCGCTGATCCGGCTGCCCGACGACCCGGACCTCGTCTCGCTGGTCGCCGACTTGCGCGAGCAGAGCCCACGCTTCGCCGAGTTGTGGGACACCACCCCGGCCAGGGTGCGCGGTGCCCAGCGCAAGACTCTCGACCACCCGGTCGTCGGGCGGATGACCGTCGACTGCGACGTCCTTACGGTTCACGGCAGCGACCTGCAGATCGTGGTGTTCACGGCCGAGCCCGGAACTCCGGACGCCGACGCACTGACGAGGGCGATCCTCGCGGGATTCCAGGGCGTCTCGGTGGGCTGA
- a CDS encoding oxidoreductase — protein sequence MTESMSFLGDKPVHRIGFGAMQLAGPGVFGPPKDRDGALAVLRRAVELGVDHIDTAQFYGPDVVNELIREALHPYPGDLRLVTKVGAVRDSDGGWIRAAEPDELKHQVRENLKALDVDRIDLVNLRRFERSEPDAREPDLADQLGALAELREAGDIDLIGVSNVTAETVRKAIDTVGIGGVQNPFGILDRSDEPVLELCREHGVSYVPFFPLGSAFGGGGPKALAVDPHVSTVAAKHGVTPSQVALAWALAQYDGLLLIPGTSSVAHLEENMAVIDIELEAEDLETLDRVRSKPVEGH from the coding sequence ATGACTGAATCCATGTCCTTTCTCGGAGACAAGCCCGTTCACCGCATCGGTTTCGGCGCGATGCAACTCGCCGGCCCCGGGGTGTTCGGGCCACCCAAGGACCGTGACGGAGCGCTCGCGGTCCTGCGGCGTGCGGTGGAGCTCGGCGTCGACCACATCGACACCGCGCAGTTCTACGGACCCGACGTCGTCAACGAGCTGATCCGGGAGGCGCTGCATCCCTACCCTGGCGACTTGCGCCTCGTGACCAAGGTCGGGGCGGTGCGCGACTCGGACGGTGGCTGGATCCGGGCGGCGGAGCCTGATGAGCTCAAGCACCAGGTCCGTGAAAACCTCAAGGCACTCGACGTCGACCGGATCGATCTCGTGAACCTGCGCCGGTTCGAGCGCAGCGAGCCGGACGCCCGCGAGCCAGACCTGGCCGACCAGCTGGGGGCGCTCGCCGAGCTCCGCGAGGCCGGCGACATCGACCTGATCGGGGTCTCCAACGTCACCGCGGAGACCGTGCGTAAGGCAATCGACACGGTTGGGATCGGCGGGGTGCAAAACCCGTTCGGCATCCTCGACCGCAGCGACGAGCCCGTACTGGAGCTGTGCCGCGAGCACGGCGTCTCCTACGTGCCCTTCTTCCCACTCGGCTCCGCCTTCGGAGGTGGCGGGCCCAAAGCACTGGCCGTCGACCCGCACGTGAGCACAGTTGCGGCGAAACACGGCGTCACGCCGAGCCAGGTCGCGTTGGCCTGGGCGCTTGCGCAGTACGACGGCCTGCTGCTCATCCCAGGCACCAGCTCGGTCGCCCACCTGGAGGAGAACATGGCCGTGATCGACATCGAGCTTGAGGCCGAGGACCTGGAAACGCTCGACCGGGTTCGATCCAAGCCGGTCGAGGGGCACTGA